The genomic interval AGCGGCCAGAGCGTCCTCGTGCATCAGGTCCGCAATACGGCCGGCAAGATGGCTTGGGAAGATTACCGGGCCGTCACGCAAGAACTGCTGGAGCTGGGCCAGTGACCCGCAGCAAGTTCGATGCGCTGGCGCAGGGTGCGGCCCTGGACGTGAAGGAAGAAGTGCCTCAGCAAGTCCTGCCCGCCCCGGAACGGCCGGTGGACATTCCCCCGCCGCCGGTTGCCGAGGACCTGCGGACCCTGGGCGCCCGGGTGCCGGACGGCATTTTCCGGGAGTTCTCGCGCCGGAAATCCGAGGCTGAAGACGAGCTGGGCCTGCGGAAGGTGACAACCGAAGCTGGCCTGGAAGCCCTGGTGCGGGCGCTGCGCCATCCAGCAGTGCGCCAGGCCTGGCATGGGGAGCTGGAAGGCCTGGTGCCCAAGCGGCGAACCCGGTAGTCCTCACGGCTGGCTCCTGAACCGGCGGGCCCGGGCGCGGCTCTTGCGTTTCTTCTCCGCGGTCCGGTACGCCTCGGCGAGCGCTGCCAGCCGGGTCACGCCCCGCACTTCTTCACTCCCGCCCAGCTCGTCTGGCTTGCCCACCCGCGCCCGGTAGGTCACTTCCTCCGGGCTGCGGCTGATCTTCCAGCCCCACCCGTTCGCATCCAGCCAGTCCATCAGGGCGTCGAGAGTGCCGAAGTGCGGGCCCTGCGCGGCGGCCGTCATGCGGGCCTCGTTTCCGAGCGCCAGAACAGGCCGGTGGTGCGCTCACTGGTCGCGGTTCTGATCGTCAGCAGGGCGGCCACCTCGCCTATGGGCTTCAGGCCCTCGGCGGCCAGCGCGTCCGCCGTCGCCAGGTCTGCTGGGTGGGTGTCGATGTACTTCGGCACTGGCGGGCTCTTGCGGGACATCAGACTCCCACGTGATCGAAGTCACGCATCAATTCGAAGGATTTCAGGGCCAGCCCGCCGCTCAGGTGATACAGGGTGATGGCCCCAGTGCGTGTCTTGCTGCTACTCGTGTGGGTCAGCGTTTGCACCGCACCGCCCGCAACGGGCTGCCACTGGGCCCCCGGCGCATACCGGTCGGTCGGCACCACGTCGGCCACCTGCTCGAGCGGCTTAGCCGCGTCCAGACTGGCCCCGTTCGGCGTGACGACCGCGCGCGCTGAGACGGCCACGCCCTGCGCCGCGCTGCTGGCCTTCACCGCGCCGATCAGGCGGTCCAGGCCCCGCACCGCCAGCGTGATCATGTTCCCCTGCGTGACCTTCGCCTCCCGCTGCGCCGTCGCCCGCACCAGATCCACCTCAACCGGATCCAGCTGCAACCACAGCGCCCGGGGCAGGCTGCCCGTCCGGGTCGATTCCTTCAGCAGCGTGCCCAGGCTGTTGCCCACCAGCGCCTTCAGGCCCCGGTAGGTCGCGCTGTCGGGCAGGGCCACGGGCCGCTCGGCAAGGACGCCCCGGCTGAGGGGCCGCAGGGTGTCCACCGTCAGCCCGCCGGCCGCCGCGCCGCCGCCCGGAACATGTTCAGTGTTCGTGGCTTGACTCGCTTCGCCTGCTGGTGGCTGATCTTGAATCTGTGGCTGAATCAAGTCGCCCTGCTCGGCCGTGTGAGCGGCCCCGCCGTCAGGCGGAGAGGAGGTCAGCGGCTCGCTCGGTAGTGGCCCAGCTTCATGGGTTTGAAGCGCAGCGTTTCCTGAGGAGGAGTGTTCGGGCTGGCCAGGCTGCTCGTCACCTTCCAAGCTGCTTACTCCTCCTCTTTTTTCAGGTGTATTTAAATCATTGTCTTTATACGTACCGATTTCCGGTACACCTCGTGCACCGACTTCCGGTACACCCCCTGTACCGGTTTTCGGTACACCCTTGCGGGGCTTCTGGGGGGGTGCACCGATTTCCGGTACACCTTTCGCGGCCATCCGTTCGGCATACGACTGGGCCATGTGCAGGGCGTTCTCGGCCCACACCTTTTCCATGTCCAGGTGCCATTGATTGGCCTTCACGCGGTCCCCCACAGTGATGCTCACGAAGTGGCTGCAATGTTCAAGCACGAGGCTCTGAATGCGCTCCAGTTTGTCCTGGCTCCACTTCAGGTCCTGCTTCATTCGCCGGATAGATAACGTGGCATTTGCGTTGGCCCAGCTCAGCAGATAGTTGAGGTAGCCGTACCCGTCGCCGCCAATCAGGGGCATGTATTTGTCGCGGAGAACGTTGGGGGTCTGATGGAAGCCGCGGTGGAAATCGCCGCTGCTGGTCACGATGGCGCCGGTCATGAAGGGACTCCTGACGCTCCTGGGGTGTGTTGACCCCGTCCGGTACGTTGACCGGACACCGCCATGCGCGTAACATGGCGATAGGCGAAGGCCTCCTGCTTGCAGGAAAAATTCTGAGATCGGAACCCTCTGTGGACTACGGGCTGGCAGGCCCCCACGGGGGGTTTCCCTTTGGTCTGTTGCTCGGTGACCTCCGGGACAGGACTCAGCATAGCGCGAACCGTGGCGCCCATGACGTTCACGCCGCCCCCACTTCGCGCAGCAGCTCGGCGAGGTCCCAGGTGCGCGGCGTCAGGGCTAGCCGGGCGCCCTCAATGCGTGCAGGCGCCAGTTTGCCCTGAAAGCCATGGAGCGCCAGCAGGGGTGCACCGGCCAGCTGGGCCGCGTTCAGGACCTGCAGCAGTGCCACGCCCTGTGTGGGCGTCAGGCTGAGGGGCTGCTGGGCGTGCGCGGCTGTGGCCAGCCGGCCATACAGTGCCTGCAGCATCTGCACCGGCGGGCGGGTCTGGGGCTCATGCTCTTCCCAGCACCACCAGTTCAAGACCACGGCTGCCAGCAGGGTTTCCAAGGTGTCGGCGGCGGGGGTCATGTCAGGACCGCCCGAGGATGACTGGCCAGGGTTTGCAGGCCTGCATGACCTGCTGGGCCTGCTCGACGGACAGGCCGCGCCAGTGCAGGAGCCCGGGCAGCTTCAGGACCTGGGCGCTGAACTCGGTCAGGGCGTACACATGCAGCTCGCGGTGCCCTTCCTTTAGAGGCAAGCGCTGCCGCACGAAGCGCGCGAACTCGGTCTGCTGCTGCGGCGACATCTCCATGCTTCACGGCCGGCCCCGCAGACTGGCTTGGAGGAGCCCCAGCAGGCAGCGCTCGCTGAACGTGGCCGTGCCGGCCTGACACTTGGCAGCCAGCTCGGCGTACAGGGTGCGGGCGGCTTCCGGTGTGGCCACGGAGGCAAGGTCGGTCATCAGTCGCTCGCTTCGTCCAGCAGGGGGCGCTGCGCGCTAAAGGTGCGGGTCTGGACTTCCAGCCAGGTCAGGGCCTCGTCAAAACGGTGCTGCGGCAGGTCGTCATACGCCGCCAGTGGCGCCCCAGCAAAGCCGAAGGCTTCCTTGAAGGCCCGGTACGCCCCGCTGTACCCACGGGGATGCACCTTGCTGAAGGCCTGACACCCGGCATGCACGCGGGCACGCTTCTGGCTGTCCACCCGGATCGGCGCCGTGTCCAGGCGCTGCTCAATGGCCGCCAGTTGCTGACGGTGCTGCTGAAGCCCTTGGAGACTCAGTGCCAGCAGTTCAATCGGGTCGCTGGGCAGGGCTGGGGGGACGGGCTGCGCGGCCAGCTCGCGGGCGCGGGCGAAGGCCTGCACTAGGCCCAGCTTCAGGCGGACCACGGTGTCGGTGTTGCGCACGAGGGTGAGGAGGAAGTGGCACTGGTTTTCGTTCAGGAGGGCGTATTTGGCGGGCTGGCCGCGTCCGGCGATTTCTTCCGTTTGAAACGCGAGTATTCCCAGGGCCTCAAATTCGGTGCGGTAGTCGCTCAAGAGGCTCATGACGTTCTTGTGCTGATTCGCCAGGGCCGCCGCCAGGTCTTTCGAACTGGCCCGGGGTTCGCCGCGCAGGGTGGTGATGGGTACGATGTCCACAGTCCTCTCCTGAGTTCAGTCAGCCCCCAGCCGGTTTGCCGGGGGCCTTGGCGTCGGGGCTTACTTCGGCAGGCCGTAAAACACGCGGTACCGGCTCGCGGCGTGCGTGGTCAGGTCTTTCACCAGGCCAGCGACCGCTTCTTCCTGGGCCGCGCGCAGGTCGCCGTGCACGGTCTGCAGCAGGAACGCACCCTTCTCGTGGTCGTATTCGACATAGACGGTGAATTCGTACTCGTCGCCCCGCGCTTCGGGGATGTCGTAGACGGGGCCGCGCAGCTTGATCGTCTCGGGGGCGTCCTGATCGTTGTCCTGGGCCACGCGCTGGCGAATACGGCTGTCCAGGCCCGTGCTCATCGGCCGGACCTGGCTGTCCACCTCACTGCTGTTACTGAACTTCAGGTTGGCGAAGGTGGCGGCCAGCGTGGGCTCGATGTGGTCTCGCAGTTCCGTGCGCAGCAGGCGCACGAGCTGCTTCTGGGTAAAGGCTGTGGGTTTCTGCCAGGCCACGGCGTACGCGAATAGGGGGTGCTGGGGCAGCTTCAGGGTGGACGTCCAGTCGTGGTCACCGTCATCGCTCACCAGGGCGATCTGATCGTTGCTGATGAAGAGGCCTTCCAGGTGGCCCAGCTGTGCTTCGTTGTCGGCCATGACCTTGAGGCTGGCCAGGTCCAGCATGGTGGTGCTGCGGTAGTCGGTAGGCACGCGAAAGACCTTCACGTCGCCGTCGCTGTCCCGGATCAGGTAGGCGCTGCCGGGCCGGACATTGCTTTCCAGCACCTGATGGGCTTCCAGGGTGAGGCGCTCGACTTCGGCGATGGCATTCCCGTCCAGATTGGCGTTCGACATCAGTTGCTCCCGGGCCGCAGCAGCGGCGTCATTGGAAAGACGGCTTCAGTGATGGGCTCGCCATTGGCGTTAACGCCAGGGCGCACCATGAGGACTTCGCCGCTGCTGGCCTGCGCGGGCTTGCTGACGTTCATGGCCACCTTCACGTCCACGTTGCTCAGGCCAGGGCGGCCACCCTGGTCAAGGCTGCTGGGTTGCGGGGTGATGGCGACCTTGATCACGACGGTGCGGGCCTTGATGACGCCGGGGCGGTGCACGCAGTCGTCCATGGCTTCGGCCAGCAGGCTGTCGATGGCGTAGCCGATACCGCCGAGCTCGAGTTCACCGAGGGAGATGTGGGTCAGCGTGACGGGGGGTTCAGCGTTGGACATGGGTGGCTCCTGGGGCGAGAGGGCGGGGAAGGGGGCGGCGGACGGGTTAGGCGCGCAAGGGCTGAGGTCGGTAGTGGGTTCGCCAGCTGGGGGGCATGGCCCGGATCAGGGCGTCGGCTTCGCGGTCGTTCGCGGTGGCGAGGCGGCGGCGTTCGAAGCGGGTGCCGAGGAAGAGGCCGAGAGCGAACAAGAGGAGCCAGGTGGGTTTCATGGGGTGGACCTCTGGAGGATGAAAGGACCGAACTTGGCCGATCAGATTGAGTCGAGAAATGTCCGTTTCTGGAGTACACGTAACCCAGGCACCTTCTCGGCACTCGCCTTTACGCCCTGCCCGGCGGTCCTGGTCCCCCTGCTACCGTGGGCCCATGACCCTCGCCCTGATGCAAGCCCGCATGAACCTGCAGGCCAATGCCCAGCAGACGGCCGGCCTGCCCAGCGAGGAACGACGGCGCCGGGCACTGAGAGCCATTCAGGACCGGGACCTTGACAGTCTCTGGGCCCTGGTCCTCGCGCACCTGGTGTTGCACGGCCGCCGAGGCCCCAAGGTCAGCGCCGCCACCCTGGAGAAGTACCGCCAGGCCTACGAGGCCTACTGGGCCTGGACGGAGCAGGCAGGCGTGATGATCACGCGGCCCCATGCGGACGCCGGCCTGAGCTACATCCGCTTTCTCGAAGCCAACGGGCGAGTTCGAAGCACTGTGGGCTGGCACCTGGCCAGCTGCAAGGCCCTGTACGAAGCGCTGCGCTGGTGCACCGCCACCGAGGCCGATCCCTTCCGCGACGTGCGCCCCGTGGCCGACAGCCGCGCGGCCCACAAGAAGGGCAAGCTCTACAGCCAGGATCAGATTGAAGCCCTGGTGGCCGTCGCCAACCCTGAGGAAGCCGTGGTGGTCCTGCTGGGGGCGGACTGCGGCCTGCGGGCAGGGGAGATCATGGGCCTGCAGCGCGCGCACCTGCACCTGGCCGAGCAGCCGCCTGTGATCTTCGTGCTGGGCAAGGGAGCCAAGACGCGGGAGGTCGCGCTCAGTCGCCGCGCGGAGGCCGCGCTGCGCCGCTGGCTGGACATGACGCCCGGTTGGGGCCCGGCCCTGCTGGGGGCCACGAGCGTGAAGTGGGCGGAGACGACCATGCAGCGCCTGTGCAAGGCGGCGGGCATCGAGTACGCGGGGCGCACCGTGCACGGCCTGCGGCGCACAGCGGGCACTAGGCTCTACGAAGAGACCCTGGATCTGCTGGGCACGCGGGACTTCCTGGGACACAGCAGCACGGCCCCCACGGAGGTCTACGTGCAATACGCGCGGGACAAGAAGAAGCCGGCCAACCGCGACTGGTAGCTGCTTCACGCCGCCACCTGCTCGGGCGCCTTGAGCCGCGCCAGGGCCTGATACCGGGTCTCTTGATGCACGGGGTTCTTCAGGCCCCGCAGCGGCCCCGTCAGGTAAGCCAGCACGTCGCTCTCGCGCCAGTACCAGTACCCGCGCTTGGTCTGCCCCGCCTTCAGGCCGTCCTTGCGCCAGTTGTGCAGGGCGTTCTTGGAGACGCCCAGCCGGACGGTGAGCTGCGGGGTGCTCAGGGTGCCCGCAGGCGCGCGGTCCAGGGCCACGGGGCGCCCAGCGGCGTAGGCGGCCACCTGGCCGGGGTGGTAGCGCCAGGCGGCGCCCAGGCTGCCCGGCACCCGGCGGCGCTCGATGACGTACTCGCCCCGCTTGCGGCGGCGCAGGAAGACCTCCCAGCAGCAGCCCAGGAGCCGCGCGGCCTCCTGGCCGGTCAGCCAGCCGGTCGTGTCCCCAAACGCCGCGTAGCCGGCGCGCAGGCGCTCCGCGTCCTCGGCACTGACGGTCTGGTGGCGCCGGTTCAGCACCACTTGCGGGCGCAGGACGAGGCCCAGGCTCTCGGCCTTCTTGTGAACGGCAGAGGGGGTCAGGCCGAACTCGGCGGCAATCTCGCACAGGGTCACGCGCGGGATGGGGTGGGGACGGCTCATGGCTGGCCCCGCTTGGCTTTCGCACGGCCCAGCAGCAGGGCTTTGGCCGGCACAGTGGGGGCGATCAGTTCGAAGCCGTACCCGAAGCGCTTGCCGGTCACCGTGAACACAGGTGCACCGCACAGGCAGTCCGAAGCGGGACCGCCGCAGCTCGGGCAGGTGCCACACCGGCAGCGGCTGTCATGGCGCCCGCACACCGTGCACCAAGCGCAGTGGCACTCCCTGACCAGTTCCAGGCAGTACGGGCACTGCCCACGGGCATTGATCGGGAACGTCTGAGCGGCCGTCATACTCCAGCACCTGCCTCCGCCTGACTCGTGCGGCGGCGCTCCAGTTCCGTGGTCCAGAAGGCGATGCGGCGCAGGGTCTTGGCCTGCTCGCCGTAGGCCTCACCCAGTTCCAGCAGCGCGCGCCAGGGGCCGTCTTTCGTGGTGGGCTGGCTGTTCATGTCCGCCAGATACGCTGCCCCCTGGGCCTCCAGCGCGGCGGCCTGCGCCACGTAATCCGTCACGGGGATCGGGGCCGGCGTGGGGGCAACGGCCTGGTCCTCGCTGGCCAGAGCGGCCACACGCAGGGCACGGGCGGCCCGCTCAATCAGCGCCTTCTGGGTGACCACGGCCTCGTCGGTCTTTTGTGTGGCGCGCAGCATGCCGTGAGTCCCGTTCTGGTGGCCCCGCGCCCGGGCGTCCCGGACGGCTTGCTCGGCGGCCTTCAGCAGGCTGGGCAGGGGCTCGACGGCGGCCCGGTACTGGCGCGAGGCCTCCCACAGGCTCAGGACTGGCTCTGGCGCCCCGCTCATGCGAGGGCCTGCGCGGGGGAAGGGGCGGGGTAGGCTGGGGTATGACGAACCAGTTCAGGGAGAAAGCACTGCTGGCCGCTGCGGATGGCGTCGCGCTGCTGACCGAGTTTCACACCATCCTGCCGCCCGGCAAGACCGGGATGACCACCGATCTGCGCCTGCTGTACCTGGGGCCTGGCCAAGCACTGCTGACGCAGGTGGATGTAACGGTTCATGGCGTTGTGTACAGCTTCCCTGAAGCCACACTGCTGCCGAGCGGACAGGAAGTAATCGTGATTGCACCGGACAGTCTCGACAGCTGGAGCGGTCGCGTGAGCAATCTGGGCCCACTGACTGAGCGCTTTTCGCCTGCCGGCACATTGACCCTCAGCTTTCATGTCCTGACTCCACAGGGCTCGGTTCGGGTGCAAGCTTCAGGAACAGGCCACGTACATATGGACGGATCGGGACGGCGGGCGCAGTGGGTGTTCGACCGGCCGCAAGTAACAGGGGTCGAAGTTCCTCCCACGTCGTAATCCCGAACAGCGCCAGGCACACCGCCATGTACTCCGCCTCTTCGGCGGTGGTG from Deinococcus betulae carries:
- a CDS encoding helix-turn-helix domain-containing protein, whose amino-acid sequence is MSRPHPIPRVTLCEIAAEFGLTPSAVHKKAESLGLVLRPQVVLNRRHQTVSAEDAERLRAGYAAFGDTTGWLTGQEAARLLGCCWEVFLRRRKRGEYVIERRRVPGSLGAAWRYHPGQVAAYAAGRPVALDRAPAGTLSTPQLTVRLGVSKNALHNWRKDGLKAGQTKRGYWYWRESDVLAYLTGPLRGLKNPVHQETRYQALARLKAPEQVAA
- a CDS encoding tyrosine-type recombinase/integrase, yielding MTLALMQARMNLQANAQQTAGLPSEERRRRALRAIQDRDLDSLWALVLAHLVLHGRRGPKVSAATLEKYRQAYEAYWAWTEQAGVMITRPHADAGLSYIRFLEANGRVRSTVGWHLASCKALYEALRWCTATEADPFRDVRPVADSRAAHKKGKLYSQDQIEALVAVANPEEAVVVLLGADCGLRAGEIMGLQRAHLHLAEQPPVIFVLGKGAKTREVALSRRAEAALRRWLDMTPGWGPALLGATSVKWAETTMQRLCKAAGIEYAGRTVHGLRRTAGTRLYEETLDLLGTRDFLGHSSTAPTEVYVQYARDKKKPANRDW
- a CDS encoding Rha family transcriptional regulator, with the protein product MDIVPITTLRGEPRASSKDLAAALANQHKNVMSLLSDYRTEFEALGILAFQTEEIAGRGQPAKYALLNENQCHFLLTLVRNTDTVVRLKLGLVQAFARARELAAQPVPPALPSDPIELLALSLQGLQQHRQQLAAIEQRLDTAPIRVDSQKRARVHAGCQAFSKVHPRGYSGAYRAFKEAFGFAGAPLAAYDDLPQHRFDEALTWLEVQTRTFSAQRPLLDEASD